In the Malania oleifera isolate guangnan ecotype guangnan chromosome 1, ASM2987363v1, whole genome shotgun sequence genome, one interval contains:
- the LOC131154769 gene encoding probable WRKY transcription factor 7, with protein MAVELMMGHRHDHRFALPEGRETAVEEAAAAGLESIEKLVRLISQRSSVDMESDCRAVADVAVSKFRKVITLLGRTRTGHARFRRAPQALPLNRDQEQHSGSAPAYPVYCPTPIQQVPPVPHHQSQNYHQSLHEDRVGLHRNGVIDVKEAINFAYSPAISAATSFVSSLTGDTDGKQPSSSSAFQIANLSQMSSVGRPPLSSNSLKRKCASSENGGSGKCGGSSGRCHCSKRKKLRMKRVVRVPAISMKMADIPPDDFSWRKYGQKPIKGSPHPRGYYKCSSVRGCPARKHVERASDDPAMLIVTYEGEHNHSLSVAETGSLILESS; from the exons ATGGCGGTGGAGCTCATGATGGGTCATAGGCACGACCACCGGTTCGCTCTCCCGGAGGGGAGAGAGACCGCCGTGGAGGAGGCCGCCGCTGCCGGCCTCGAGAGCATAGAGAAGCTCGTCAGACTAATTTCGCAGAGATCGTCCGTGGACATGGAGTCTGACTGCAGGGCGGTCGCAGACGTCGCGGTTTCTAAGTTCAGGAAGGTTATTACCCTTCTGGGTCGGACCAGAACCGGCCACGCGCGGTTCAGAAGAGCTCCTCAGGCTCTTCCCCTGAACCGGGACCAAGAGCAACATAGTGGGTCTGCTCCCGCTTATCCGGTTTATTGTCCCACGCCGATCCAGCAGGTTCCTCCGGTTCCTCACCATCAGAGCCAAAATTATCATCAGTCTCTGCACGAAGATCGCGTGGGGTTGCATAGAAACGGGGTTATTGACGTGAAGGAGGCGATCAATTTCGCGTACTCGCCGGCGATCTCTGCTGCGACTTCGTTTGTTTCGTCGTTGACGGGGGATACCGATGGTAAGCAGCCGTCGTCGAGTTCAGCGTTTCAGATTGCGAATCTTTCGCAGATGTCGTCGGTGGGAAGGCCTCCACTGTCGTCTAATTCGTTAAAGAGGAAGTGCGCCTCGTCGGAAAACGGTGGTTCCGGCAAGTGCGGTGGTTCATCCGGCCGCTGCCATTGTTCCAAGAGGAA GAAACTGAGAATGAAGAGGGTAGTTCGGGTTCCGGCGATTAGTATGAAGATGGCCGATATTCCACCGGACGACTTTTCTTGGAGGAAGTACGGACAGAAACCCATTAAAGGATCTCCACATCCTAG GGGATACTACAAGTGCAGCAGCGTGAGGGGTTGCCCGGCGCGGAAACACGTGGAGAGGGCATCGGATGATCCGGCGATGCTGATCGTTACCTACGAAGGGGAGCACAACCACTCGCTCTCCGTCGCGGAGACCGGCAGCCTCATCCTTGAATCCTCCTAG